A genomic window from Diceros bicornis minor isolate mBicDic1 chromosome 35, mDicBic1.mat.cur, whole genome shotgun sequence includes:
- the ASPHD2 gene encoding aspartate beta-hydroxylase domain-containing protein 2 — MVWVPLGPQRTDCLPLLHAPDINSSKMSLEWLVAWSWSLDGLRDCIATGIQSVRDCDTTAVVTVACLLVLFVWYCYHVGREQPRPYASVNSLMQGPDAGGLQNGYVYCQSPECVRCTHNEGLNQKLYHNLQEYAKRYSWSGMGRIHKGIREQGRYLNSRPSIQKPEVFFLPDLPTTPYFSRDAQKHDVELLERNFQTILCEFETLYKAFSNCSLPQGWKMNSTSSGEWVTFYLVNQGVCVPRNCRKCPRTYRLLGSLRTCIGNNVFGNACISVLSPGTVITEHYGPTNIRIRCHLGLKTPSGCELVVGGEPQCWAEGRCLLFDDSFLHTAFHEGSAEDGPRVVFMVDLWHPNVAAAERQALDFIFAPGR, encoded by the exons ATGGTGTGGGTGCCCTTGGGACCCCAGAGGACTGACTGTCTGCCCTTGCTTCACGCCCCCGACATCAACTCCTCCAAGATGTCTCTCGAGTGGCTGGTGGCCTGGAGCTGGTCGCTGGATGGCCTGAGGGACTGCATCGCCACGGGCATCCAGTCTGTGCGGGACTGCGACACCACCGCCGTGGTCACCGTGGCCTGCCTGCTGGTCCTGTTCGTGTGGTACTGTTACCACGTGGGCCGGGAGCAGCCCCGGCCCTACGCCTCCGTCAACTCGCTCATGCAGGGCCCCGACGCCGGCGGGCTGCAGAACGGCTACGTGTACTGCCAGTCCCCCGAGTGCGTGCGCTGCACCCACAACGAGGGCCTCAACCAGAAGCTCTACCACAACCTGCAGGAGTACGCCAAGCGCTACTCCTGGTCCGGCATGGGCCGCATCCACAAGGGCATCCGCGAGCAGGGCCGCTACCTCAACAGCCGGCCGTCCATCCAGAAGCCCGAGGTCTTCTTCCTGCCCGACCTCCCCACCACACCCTACTTTTCCCGGGACGCACAGAAGCACGACGTGGAGCTGCTGGAGCGGAACTTCCAGACCATCCTGTGCGAGTTTGAGACCCTCTACAAGGCTTTCTCAAACTGCAGCCTCCCGCAAGGATGGAAAATGAACAGCACGTCCAGCGGGGAGTGGGTCACCTTTTACTTGGTCAATCAGGGGGTTTGTGTCCCCAGGAACTGCAGGAAGTGCCCACGGACGTACCGCTTGCTCGGAAGCCTTCGGACCTGTATTGGGAACAATGTTTTTGGGAATGCGTGCATCTCCGTGCTGAGCCCTGGGACTGTGATAACGGAGCACTATGGCCCCACCAACATCCGCATCCGATGCCACTTAG GTCTGAAAACTCCCAGCGGCTGTGAGCTGGTGGTGGGGGGAGAGCCCCAGTGTTGGGCAGAGGGCCGCTGCCTCCTCTTCGATGATTCTTTCCTGCACACTGCATTCCACGAAG GTTCAGCAGAGGATGGCCCACGGGTGGTTTTCATGGTGGATCTGTGGCATCCAAATGTCGCAGCCGCCGAACGGCAGGCCCTGGATTTCATCTTTGCTCCGGGACGATGA
- the LOC131398047 gene encoding formin-2-like produces MESRGGGAQHVASAGGGAPRPGQDAGRRRAPASGSILGGRTARRGDRGTAAARPPPPPPAPAGSAPQPPETPLTCVRAVGAAAGAGATPPPEGADAPCPRRGAPARPTPPEPSRSRAGAPASADAALRSAGPRGPQLPQCRARRGRGRGRGGRLRGGAGRGRAGTPDAGGARPARLTRGRSGGGPGSRTRCRPVRACAGGGVRSPSPGAAIQPLVVPPRTHLYHIPESTLSLSQNPPLPLSQNPPLTHIPESTLPLFQNPPGP; encoded by the exons ATGGAAAG CCGAGGCGGCGGCGCTCAGCACGTAGCGAGCGCTGGCGGCGGGGCCCCTCGGCCGGGCCAGGATGCGGGGCGCAGGCGGGCGCCGGCGTCCGGGAGCATCCTCGGCGGCCGCACCGCGCGGCGTGGGGACCGCGGGACCGCAGCCGCCCggccgccgcctcctcctcccGCTCCCGCGGGGTCGGCCCCGCAGCCCCCAGAGACGCCGCTTACCTGCGTGCGGGCGGTGGGGGCGGCCGCTGGGGCCGGGGCCACGCCGCCGCCCGAGGGCGCGGACGCCCCCTGCCCGCGCCGCGGAGCCCCCGCCCGGCCCACGCCGCCGGAGCCGAGCCGGAGCCGCGCCGGTGCCCCCGCCAGCGCCGACGCCGCGCTGCGCTCCGCGGGGCCGCGGGGACCACAACTCCCACAATGCCGCGCGCGCcgcgggcgggggagggggcgcggCGGGCGgctgcggggcggggcggggcggggccgggccgggaCCCCCGACGCCGGCGGCGCGCGCCCCGCGCGGCTGACCCGAGGCCGGAGCGGCGGTGGCCCGGGCAGCAGGACGCGCTGCCGCCCAGTTCGAGCGTGCGCGGGCGGCGGCGTGCGTTCACCGAGTCCGGGCGCAGCAATTCAGCCGCTGGTCGTCCCCCCTCG AACCCACCTCTATCATATCCCAGAATCCACCTTGTCCCTGTCCCAGAACCCACCTCTCCCCCTGTCCCAGAACCCACCTCTCACCCATATCCCAGAATCCACCTTGCCTCTGTTCCAGAACCCACCTGGTCCCTGA